caaatttcactttaagcccttatactttgctcttatttgaaaatttcttcaattttttcattgagattaatttcaaaatatctCAATATGTACATGACTCCAAAATCCTAAGTggcaaagaaaataatgaagccATAATAACATGTGATATGATATAGCTTGGCGAGTCAAATTTCCGGAGTTGAGATTTCGTTGAATCATGAAAAACGGTTTGGTTAAATTCAGCTCGATGGTTTGTTTTTTTAGcgcccgctttttttttttggctcacaCCTTAGCTGAAGTCCGAAACCCACGCGCAACGCACGTGTCAGCAATCatatctctctcctcctttccaCTGGTGTCTACTGCTTCGTTTCggatccaagaactctctctttctctctcgattctccctctctctccccctccctctgCCATTGTTACATTTCAATTTTCAGTTCCACTGTCTCTCTCCACTGCCCacgagagaagagaaaaggtaAAGAATACTGTCTATCCATCACCGAGTTTCTTGCTTTTTTGCGAAACAACGGAGCGACTTTCCTGAACTCATCTTCCTCTTACTCTACTCGGTCAATTCTTGATTGGATCGGTCCTACTgattcttcatcttccttctctctccaaGAAAGTCTCAGCGCCcctctctgtttctttctctgTCTGGCGTTTTCAATGGCAGCAGAGGATGTGGTGAGATCAAGAGAGGTCTCTGCAATGATAAAGCAAGGTTTCATCCCCAGCCAGGCTCTCTCGTTCTCCCCTTCAAGGGCCACGGCCAGTGCTTCTTCTCTCGCAAGAGGAGCCTTTTActctccctcctcttctccttccaAGACCCTCTCTTCCCCTTCGCCCCCGCACTTCTCCTCCTCCGAGACGGCTCAACAGGTCCTAACTCGCCCGACTCTCTTCGACATGATGTCCCAAGAGCAGCACCGCCTAGAGTCCTCCAATGCCCTCAAGTCCAGACTATCAAAAATCCTATCCAATGCGCCGTTTGTCAATAACATTGTGGCAAACAGTGTCGATTGTGATGGCGATTTGAGGTTTGGATCGGGTGATGTGAGGCTCACGGTTGTCTCCCGGGACGGGTTTAGGGTTTCCATGGACGTGCACAGGCGGGTTTTGTCGGAGAAGAGCCGATACTTCGCCGAGAAGTTGAGGCGGGACGGAGGGATTTCGCATTCGGTGGACATTGAGATTAGTGAATGTGATGATCTTGAGGCGTATGTGGAGACAGTGGTTCTGATGTACTCGGAGGatttgaagaagagattgaTTGGGGAGGGTGTTGATAAAGTTTTGGGTTTGCTCAAGGTGAGATCCTTCATACTCACCACTTAGCAATATCTTGAATGTTGGATTAGTGCAGAATACTTTGATTATATTTTAAGTGGTGAAGTGGTTTTGAATTAGGCTTCTTGGGTTTGATTCCCATTGAGATGGTGCGAGCCACTTAGTTGTGTCAGGCTTAGTGTCCATggtagttttaaaaaaattgtttcctttttcccattttcttgtATCATGCTCTCTGTGTTCCGTTGCTTGAATGGTATTATTTTGTTTCTGCTGAAGAATGCATCCTTGAGATCATCTTCAAAGACAAGAAGTTCCATTAGTTGTTTTCATTGACTCTTCCTTGACTGTTCTGACTATCCCCGGGTTTCTGTATTGCAAGACAGCATATATAACTATCCTGTTCAGTTGGGTGGTTGAAGAAGCATACCTATGCTATGTAAGACTATAATATTGTGtgtgtcttgtttttttttttttttttgtttggggggggggggagggggagagaggggCAATCCCAAGATCTGATATTCGATGGATGCCATCCTAACCAGACTTGAGTTGGCATTTGTTCATATTAAGAAATATATTGGAAAGAAAATGGTTGCAAAAGGCTTGTCTTAAGAAATGAAAACACACGCGAGTAAATTCAACAGCTCATTCAATTAAGACTATATCGGAAGATCTGATATTCGATTGATGCCATCCTAACCAGACTTGAGTTGACAGTTGTTGATGTTAAGAAATATACCAGAAAGGAATGGTTGCAAAAGGCTTGTTTTCATACAGCTCATTCAATTTAAAATGCTTAAAGCAGGGCACGagcacttctttctttctttcttctgataacCTGCCTTCGATATTCTGCTCTCTTGCAGGTATCTTCTGCTATTATGTTTGACATCGGGATAAGTGCGTGCTTGGAGTATTTGGAAGCTGTTCCATGGtccaatgatgaagaagagagagttaTATCTCATCTGAGGCAACTTCAGCTTCACGACTCAGCGGCTGAAGTTCTGCAGAGAGTGTCAGCTGAGCCATCCACATCTTCAGGAGCTGATGATATCTTGTTAAGACTGTTGAGTGGGGTTTTACAGGCTAAGGATGATAAAGCTCGCCGAGAAATGAAGAGCATAATTTCGCGGTTGCTGAGGGAAGAGGCATCTGATTGCATCAGGGGTCTTGATGTCTCTCGAGACAGTCTTTATCATCTTTGCCATCGATGTCTTAGTTCTCTTATTCTATGCCTATCTGAAGCTGCAGGGCCTGATGAAAACAGGCGAGATAGAGGGACTTTGATGGCAGAGATAGCCCGGGAGGCTGACAATATGCATTGGATTGTTGAAATTCTAATTGACAAAAGTATGGGAGATGAGTTTGTGAAGTTATGGGCAGATCAGAAGGAACTTGCCATTCTTCATTCAAAAATACCTACTGTCTATCGACATGAAATTAGCCGAATAACAGCACAACTTTGTGTTGCGATGGGGAAAGGACTTATCTTGGTGCCAAAGGACACTCGTCTTTCTTTGCTCTCTACGTGGCTTGAAGCCCTCTATGAAGATTTTGGATGGATGAGGAGGGCTTCAAGATCAATGGATAAGAAGCTACTTGAAGATGGTCTCGGGCAAACGATTCTGACCCTTCCCTTGCCACAACAGCAAGCTATTTTTCTCAATTGGTTTGATAGATACTTAAACAAGGGAGATGATTGTCCCGATATTCAGAAGGCATTTGAGATTTGGTGGAGAAGAGCTTTCATAAGGCAGCATGGGCCTGAACTGAATAATTCTCATTTGCAAATTGCTGTATGTGGATACCCAAACTGAATAAAGCCACAGGGAATCAAttgtacatgcaattttttcAGTCCATGTCTGTTTTGCCTATAATTTGATTTAGATGAGATACATATGATGCTGAGAATAATTTCACATTATTACCACATCGGAAGTTGAATTGGCAGACATCTTTTAGAAGCAAGGACAGTGTTGTGCTGTATTTACCTTGGCATACTCCATAGCAGATGAGTAGGCTTGCCAGGTTTATCAAAGTTCTATAATCCTCAATCTGGGTTAGTGGCAACCTTGATCTTTGGAGTTCACAAACAATGTTCATTTAGTCCACTTCTCTGAATTCTCTCAGTCAGTCCTTAAATTGTTGTCATCATTCTTTGAGGGCACTTCTTGCCACTTTGacgctccgtttgttttgcagaaaatgtctttattgtcgacaataatttgtgtctaaatattttcaaggaTGATAGaagtatttttcgttcatttatttttgtaagcgattcAAACAACCACTTTTAGGAAGATATTTGttaaatcatctattttttgcgaaacaaacggagctttaatTAAGTTGACCAAGCTGCTTGGTAGACTATCATCAACTATGCAGTTGTTCATGACTAAGAGGGCCATTGATCATCCGATTCAAACTTTGTGACCTCATTGGGCCATAAGTTCATTACAAATATGCTATGTCCATGCATCTGGACttgatttctatttctttttcatctATTCTACGTTCTAAGGGTGAGACTATCCTTCTGGCCAAAATGAGAAACAGGTACGAAACCAAGGCTCATCCTTCACAAACCTGTCATTATAGCTTCTCCTTGAATACAAACCGACATCTCCATAAATTAGTTATCCTACTAGCTAGCAAGCACTTTTCCCCCCTTCGCTTTTTCCTCCATCTCACTGTATGCTGGTCAAAAGGTTCTGTGATTGTTCTTCAAAGCGGAAACCAGCCTTCTTGGAGTCATCTGCAGACCATATAAAAATTCCATGAAGTTTCCGGAGGCGTTTAAGTCGGCCACAAGCCTCAAAGAAACCATTTGCTGGCGATAGACCCCCGCTTCCATCAGTACTGAAGCTCACCAACACCTTTCCATCTCTGTAGTTGGAGCTCTGATCCTCGAAAAACTTCATAAACTGAGAAACTGTAGTTCCTTTGTCATAAGCATAGAATTGAAAGTTGACATAGTCGATGAGATGTCCATACTTCTTCCACAGAGTAAGATAATATGGCTGCACAGAGTCACCCTCATAAGGGGCTATTGACGTGAATGACACTATCTTGTTCTGTTTTAGGTGGGCTAAAAGTTGACCAATACACTCAGCAAATGTATCTGGATCTGAACTGAAGTGCTCGTAGTCAATGTCAATGCCATCCAAATCATACTCCTTTGAAATTCTTGTGAGTGAAGCTACAGCATTGCTGACCCATGAATTGATCGACTTCGGAGCAAAGTGAACAAATTTGCCACCTAAGGTGTCCCCTCCAAGACTCATAGCTACCTTGACATTTGGTTTAAGAGCCTTGATGGAGGCAACGGCAGAAGGGCCGAGATTTTGCTTATCCCAGTAGACATTGAAGTTGCCATTTGTAGGGGATACTGAGGTTGCGTAATCTATGGCGAAAGAGAGAATGAAGTGGAATTTGACATCAGAATTAATTGGAACGTCGGAAAACTTGACATTGTTTCCCTCTGCTCCAATGTATTCCCTGAAGAGCTTTGAGTTTCCTGGGGCTGCATGGATTGTTGGGATTGCGCAgagaaaaacttgaaaaatgagAGGTAGTAGAAGgattttttccatttccatggATGTCAGATGAGGCCATTCTGTTTTCTGATGGGCATATATGTAGAGAAACAAGCAAGGTTAGAATAATTATCTGCCAACAATACATTCTTGGCTTTGTTGTGGTGTCACATTGTTATCTCTAGAATCCAAATTTTGTCTGTCAATGCATTCAACACTGTTTGATGTTCTTGAATATTCATCCAATCAAAATGGCGTGGAGGATTTGTCTTCACGCTTGTGTCTTTTGATGCCTATAGGACGACTAGATTCAGGATTCCCCTCGACGGCTAGATTCTCATCGAGTTGTTCACCTGTGCCTTTCAACATTGATTTCGCGCATAGGGATTTCTTCCTTGCTGTTTGAGTTTCTTTCCCATGTTTGATTGTGAGAAATGCATATTTGTACCTCGTCTCTGTTTTATCTACTCTCTGGCATTTTTGTATTGGACCCCTAGCCTTTTATAGATGCCAAACTTGACCACTTGTTTCCAAAATCATGCCGTTTTCGGACGGGCTCGGTTTCGGACGTATGCTTGTTCTTATAGAAACTgcatttcattttctcttttgtgaAAGACGAAGAAACAACAAAGTCATAGAGTATTGCACTGGGCCTAGTTATAGGACGGCAAGTAACATGTATTTGATGTAAACCTTGTGCATTTCGGCATCATGACCGGCAAAGATGGATTGAACAGTGTTGCACAGGGCCTTGTTATGGGACAGCAAGCACCATGTATTTGAAGCAAACCTCGTGCCTTTCGGCATAATGACTGGCCAAGATGGATTGAACATAAGGATAATGATGCCTTTTTTTACGGGTGTTAGTTATGGCTTGCTAATGTAGCTTCTTGGAAAGGTGCATCAAGTCATTTTAGTCAAATGAAAGTATGCAATCTGTTGTTGACATGTAGAAACGGTTTTCTCTTTTATTACTGCGATAATGCATAATTCAAAGTCTTTTTTAGATCTAAAGTTCAAGACTTTGTCCTGTGGTCTTGTCTTGCTGTGTTGTTCCAAGAATCTGCAGGCCAGATTTTGTATGGCATGTTCCACAAGCAAAACGCCAATTATTTCGGACGACTCAAAATGGCACAGGATTATGTAGTCTTTGGGAGTCAACAAGACCACCCACCTAATGCAACAAGAAATATTATTCCAAGTCTAGAATCCTTCAAAAGGAAGCAGCAAAAGATTGTACAGTGACGCGTAGAAAATCTGGTGGATTAATGTTTGTTAAATCAAGTTGATTATAAGCTATAGGATACGTTCTACAAGAGCTTCACTCGCTTGAAAAGTGTTTGAACTCTCATCCATCCGAGTTCAAGTTGGAGCACATTTAAGAGGGGTCAGTGAAAAGATAGGAGGGAGAACTATACGATGGATTGAATGGGCAACATTGAGCAAAAAGTTCTGAAAGATGAGCTATGAATAATTTATGAAAACCTTGTGAAAAACACAGTTCCATTTGGGATGAAGCTGGGTCATGTGCTGGCTTAATGTATCGATGGCTGTCCGTGGTTTAAAGGATACTGCCGTTTAGCGTtgattctgaaaattttattcAAATTCAGCTGTGATTTTCTGACCCAATGGGCCATAATATAGTTGAAATTCACTGTGAGCAAGAGAGCAGCAGGAATGTTTGATAATCTGAAGATCTTATTGAGCCTCTTTGCAATGCAACTTCAAAATGGGATGGTTACAAAAAATATTCCTCTCCACTCATCTCTTTGCTTAGTTCCATCCCACACCAAGAAAACCCAAAGTTATTGAAGAATTGGCCTATCCCAATTACCCACCCCATTAAGAAAAGCCAATATCACAACAGAATTagcaaaacccaaaaagaaggaaagaaaaccaTTCAGTCAAAAGTGAATCCGAAAGTAAGAATGAGATGTCAATCTCAACACTTGGGAAGATCTGCAGGTGGGGGAAGCAACTTCTGATTGGGTAGCTTCCCATCTAAGACAAGCCATGCCATCTTCAAGCCCCAGCTGGTGTGAACTTCCAAGTGGCAATGCATGAACCACACCCCTGTATGATGATAACTTTCATTAGCATCCATCATTAAAAATACAAACTGCAAACCTTGAGACAGTAACAAACCCCTTATGATTCTACCATGTTcctcagaaaacaaaaaaagattaaataaatgaaagagcAAATTGCATACATTGGAGGAGCCAACGTTTCTTCACAGTTAATGATGCCACTGGAGATGTTTTCTAGTCATGATTATGTATgttttgtcttaagattgttttTCTTACCTGGGTTATCAGCTAAAAACCTTATGGCAACCCAACCCCCAGAAGGCACACCCACAGTGTTCCTCTCAACTGGGTCAACAAGATTGAATTTTGTAGGATCCGTATTTGggtcaaaattgccaaatcctTGGCCCACGACAAAGAAGTTGAACCCATGCAAGTGAAGGGGATGGCTCTCAGCACCAAGAATGCTCGTGTCCTGCATAATAAGCTCAACACTGGTGTTAAAAGGCAAGACCACCAGCTTTGTTCCATTGCCCACATTTGTATTGTTGGGTGGGGTCCCAGTAAAGTTGAATATGGATTTCGGGTAGCTCGGGAAGTCTGGGCGGTAGACTCCGTTTGATCGACCAGTGAAGTGGGCCTGAAGGAGAGCAGTGGTCGGCAATGCAAAAGATACATTGTTAACAGCAGCAGAGAACCTTGTCCCATTTGGCCCTTGGCAAGTTTGGTTGCTTTGACATGGATTGGTTCCGAGACCGACTGTGAAGAAGAATCTCATGTTAATCTTCTGAGGTACATTGGCGGGAAATTGTCCAGTTGCTAGACTCCGGAGCTTATTTGTGAAATTCGTGGCGAAGGCTGTGTCGTTCAAAGGTGGGAGAGTTGGTTTAAAGAGTGGAAGTTGCTTAACTGAAGAAGATTGATGAGGCTCGTTAAGTGGTCGTTCATATTGTAACATGCCGGCGACGGTAGAGTTATCGAATGTACCAAGACCAGTCGCATAAGGCCTCGCAGTCATGAGGAAAGTGGCCTTCGGGTAGTGGGGTTTTGTCTTAAGAAGTACATTTGTGGTCTGTCCAGGGGTTATTAGGAGTGTCTCGGTCTCGAAGGGTTTCAAATAAATAGCATCTGCTTCGACCACAGTGAGTGTGTGGTTTGCAATGCTAAAGAAGAGCTCATCATTAAGTGCAGCATTGATTAGGCGAAGAAGGTAAGTCTTTCCTGGCTTCACTTTGAGCCGGTATGTATCTGCAAGAATATCGATTCTCAATTGTATGTTTTCCAGGATTTCTAAGGAAATGAAATTTTCAGGAAATATAATCCACAATGCAAGATGTGATACCTTTGGCAGAGCAGTTATACAATGGTCCTGGAAGTCCGTTGATGGTATAGGCATCGGAAACATTAGGTCCACCGCCAGTTTGCAGGGCCTGGCTGATGATTGCTTCAGGATCTGTATTGAACCATTCACCTGAAATTTTGTACTCCTAGTAAGATGCCCGGTACTCAGAAAAGTCGATGTGAAAGTAATGTGGAGCTTGGATCAGTCTCATCTCTAATGCATTACCGAAGATGATGGGGATTTCTTTGTGAGGCTTGGCAAACGGGTAAGAAGCATTATGCTTGGGAAGGATGATCAGAGGACCGTGGAGAGTTGACCGTAGCCACGATATATGCGCATGCCACCAAAGAGTGCCTCTTTGGCCTACAATGGTGTAGTTGTACACATAACTCTGGCCAGTTTGTATCGGGCATTGAGTCACATATGCAGGACCATCAGCCCATCCTGACCGAAGTTGTCGAACTCCATGCCTGTTTTGCGTAGAAAACACACCAAAGGAAATTAATCCTCTCAGTTGAGCAACAGCCTGGGAGGAGACTAGGAAATTGCCTCTCTTTTGACTACATCAATTAATAATGGCTTGTAGGCTATCGACTCAGTGCAATTTGTCATACCAGTGAATTGAGATGTTGTTTGGGACGCGGTTAACTACTTCAATTAGAAGTTGGTCACCTTCCCTGGCAAAGACTGGAGGGCCTGGATATTTCCCATTCACAGTGACCATACTTCTGGTGTGGCACAGACGCGTCACGTTTTGCAACACGACCTGCCAAACACATTTTCACGTGGTTAGAAAGAAAGAACCTCCACAGGAATAATCATCGCGCGAGTCCATGTACAGATCGTATACATGGTTCATGTGTGGAATCCAATCTCATTTCAAAAATGGTTTCAGGGATGCCACATGTGCATACATTGAACTTGTAATGCCTGGTCACGCCTTCACTGGCGACAAAAGCAGGCTCAGGAAAGAAGCATGAGGCGAAAATTGCGACCAGAAAGAAACTGGCGAGCGGACATGACTGGAGGAAAGAAGCACCCATTTTCTCTCTGCTCAACCTCACTTCTCTTTTAGCAGAACAGAGGAGACAGATGGGTGTAAAGGTTGAGAAAACTTGTGGATGTAGTTTGAACTGCTTGTGGATGCAGCATGACCAATCTCCTAGAGTATATATAAGCAAGTGTTCCTATCTAATGTGGAAGTGAAAATGCATAGTTTATTGCATAGAGAAGCTGGAACAGCTCCATATCATCGGTTGTTAGAACAACTTTAGAGTAATGTCAAAGACAATCCACTTTTGACCTCCTTCCCCTTCAAGTCGAGCTTCCCATGTTGGGCAAAGTAATGTTACTCTCGTCTTATGCTCAATCACATTGTGGCGTTACTAAAAGTATTGGAAACAAGTTATAGCGTTTACTCCTGTTAATTATATTGAAGCGCAAAATTGATCGAAGATCACGGGGCATTTCTAATAAGAGcactcttatttatttattacatttttgAGTTGTGATGAAAACAATCAAATTTATTCAGTCTCATGTTTAGCAAGAGCCAGTGAGCAAATATTATTATGCACCCAATTGAATCTAACTAGTAAAGTTGAGGTTGCTGCTTTGTTTTCTGTAGAAGGTTCTTATTGTTGTCATATCTCCTTCCAAAGTCCATGTGTTGCAGCAGAAAACTCACTCTCAAGAGATATTCTCTTTAGTTGATCAGTAGGAAGTTTCTTTCTTGGGGTAagaaatgtttttaaaaatgttttcttagTTACATAAATAGTATTATACAATGTTTATTAATTAGACATTTCTTGAGATTAAAGAAACTTGCTATATTACACCATAAAAGAACCACAAAGATGAAAATCTTAAGGTGGGGATGATGGTGAAGATCAACATCAAGAGAAAATTTGACATAACGGCACAAATCCCACGTCGAGAACGAACATAACCTGCGCACGAGATGCCAAAACCGACCTCACGTCGACATAGTTACGaccagattttcttttttaccgcCGTCATTATCTTCGAGGGGTAATGTGGATAGTCCAGCCTGTTTACTCAATGTAACTCAGTGGATCAAGATTGAAGCATGCATGGCACCGGCAGGTCATCGGATTGGGACATGTACTaacatttacttttttatttttggagttCAAGGGGCGGCTTAACTTGGTCACAAAGAAATTATAAGATTGAAACCATCAAAGCTGTCGTTTTAATAGTTAGCTGGGAGGTTTCTGTGTAGTCTATTCTCGTCTTCATAGGGTAACAGGTCAAGGATGAATAGTGGGAACACCTAAGCGGACGCAAGTTTAGTTCAAGCAAACGAGCGAACTACTGTAGCTTACATGCCAAGGGTATCATATACTTCATAAATCTGCAGACAAAAAGCATTGTTTGGCATGGAGAAGAAGGAGGTCTCACTTTGCTTTCATGGATCGCCACGATACATAGGAAATGGACAGCCTGGTTGGACCGACTGATCTTCCTGTTGCTTGTCTAAACCCCACAAACCTACTCCCCTTCTGATGCAATCTCTCATTTTCACTGGGGTTGGAGGATCTCTCTTTCTCCAAGTCCAGGCTCATTTCTACCGTACCATTTTGCATGTTCCCAGGATTAAAATACTGAATCGCGTGGTAATATGTCCCAATTGATGCAAAGATCCCATATCTTCTTCATtataaacataaattttgtgtcgtaGTAGTTCCACAGATATTTGTTTGCATGGAGATGTCAAGTTTGGACACCTCTAGGATGCTCTCACTGGAGGATTAGCTGCAAGTTTAATCAACTCATGGATAAAAACATAAGCAAGTTAGAGGGTCGATGTACAAATGAGTTGTCAATGAGCACGAGGATTGTCATATTACGGAGAAAATTATTGAATTAGTTCTAGACTAATTGTATGAGTGTCGATTCAGCCCTAAATTTttcagttttgccaatttagttctaaacctctACACGAAATTTCAATACAATCATTCTGGTCAATTTTCGCAGGAGATCACAAACGTGGCAGTGTAGTCATCGCCATCTATCCTACGTGACAAACTGCAAGGTTAGCAATTTCTGGGGAGAATTGGCTTGAAGGAATACATTGAAATTTCTCGAAAAGCTTTTTAGGGCTAAGttgacaaatttgaaaagtttatgattgaattgacacgggataattaccaaaacagttctaaacctattgtaattatgccaattcagttctaattttttttgtcagttgagttttaaaccttttacattcgGTCTACTTTGTCGGCTAGCactaacgtgaatattttttaattttctctttcttattttttattataaaaaaaagggcgacgccacttaaaaaaaaagagtgacgCCATGTAGCACCGCCCGATaaagtggactgaattggcacaatgtGTGCTGTGTTTGACACTCTCTTATATACGATCGATACGTGGTCGGCACTCCGGACATACCGGTAACATGCAAGTCTAGCATCTCGATACGCTATTTCGACAAATACGAGGTCAATTTTGAGTAttaaattaggggtcaaaatgtaaatttaacaaaatatatatacttaactCCCATACCTAGCCACGCCAAAATTACTATACCtagccagcaaaaaaaaaaaaacctaattgtgaatcccttacagaagaagaaaaagaa
The genomic region above belongs to Rhodamnia argentea isolate NSW1041297 chromosome 6, ASM2092103v1, whole genome shotgun sequence and contains:
- the LOC115752219 gene encoding BTB/POZ domain-containing protein At5g60050; the protein is MAAEDVVRSREVSAMIKQGFIPSQALSFSPSRATASASSLARGAFYSPSSSPSKTLSSPSPPHFSSSETAQQVLTRPTLFDMMSQEQHRLESSNALKSRLSKILSNAPFVNNIVANSVDCDGDLRFGSGDVRLTVVSRDGFRVSMDVHRRVLSEKSRYFAEKLRRDGGISHSVDIEISECDDLEAYVETVVLMYSEDLKKRLIGEGVDKVLGLLKVSSAIMFDIGISACLEYLEAVPWSNDEEERVISHLRQLQLHDSAAEVLQRVSAEPSTSSGADDILLRLLSGVLQAKDDKARREMKSIISRLLREEASDCIRGLDVSRDSLYHLCHRCLSSLILCLSEAAGPDENRRDRGTLMAEIAREADNMHWIVEILIDKSMGDEFVKLWADQKELAILHSKIPTVYRHEISRITAQLCVAMGKGLILVPKDTRLSLLSTWLEALYEDFGWMRRASRSMDKKLLEDGLGQTILTLPLPQQQAIFLNWFDRYLNKGDDCPDIQKAFEIWWRRAFIRQHGPELNNSHLQIAVCGYPN
- the LOC115752251 gene encoding laccase-17-like, with protein sequence MQNGTVEMSLDLEKERSSNPSENERLHQKGRDWSCCIHKQFKLHPQVFSTFTPICLLCSAKREVRLSREKMGASFLQSCPLASFFLVAIFASCFFPEPAFVASEGVTRHYKFNVVLQNVTRLCHTRSMVTVNGKYPGPPVFAREGDQLLIEVVNRVPNNISIHWHGVRQLRSGWADGPAYVTQCPIQTGQSYVYNYTIVGQRGTLWWHAHISWLRSTLHGPLIILPKHNASYPFAKPHKEIPIIFGEWFNTDPEAIISQALQTGGGPNVSDAYTINGLPGPLYNCSAKDTYRLKVKPGKTYLLRLINAALNDELFFSIANHTLTVVEADAIYLKPFETETLLITPGQTTNVLLKTKPHYPKATFLMTARPYATGLGTFDNSTVAGMLQYERPLNEPHQSSSVKQLPLFKPTLPPLNDTAFATNFTNKLRSLATGQFPANVPQKINMRFFFTVGLGTNPCQSNQTCQGPNGTRFSAAVNNVSFALPTTALLQAHFTGRSNGVYRPDFPSYPKSIFNFTGTPPNNTNVGNGTKLVVLPFNTSVELIMQDTSILGAESHPLHLHGFNFFVVGQGFGNFDPNTDPTKFNLVDPVERNTVGVPSGGWVAIRFLADNPGVWFMHCHLEVHTSWGLKMAWLVLDGKLPNQKLLPPPADLPKC
- the LOC115752225 gene encoding chitinase 2-like isoform X1; the encoded protein is MEMEKILLLPLIFQVFLCAIPTIHAAPGNSKLFREYIGAEGNNVKFSDVPINSDVKFHFILSFAIDYATSVSPTNGNFNVYWDKQNLGPSAVASIKALKPNVKVAMSLGGDTLGGKFVHFAPKSINSWVSNAVASLTRISKEYDLDGIDIDYEHFSSDPDTFAECIGQLLAHLKQNKIVSFTSIAPYEGDSVQPYYLTLWKKYGHLIDYVNFQFYAYDKGTTVSQFMKFFEDQSSNYRDGKVLVSFSTDGSGGLSPANGFFEACGRLKRLRKLHGIFIWSADDSKKAGFRFEEQSQNLLTSIQ
- the LOC115752225 gene encoding chitinase 1-like isoform X2; its protein translation is MEMEKILLLPLIFQVFLCAIPTIHAAPGNSKLFREYIGAEGNNVKFSDVPINSDVKFHFILSFAIDYATSVSPTNGNFNVYWDKQNLGPSAVASIKALKPNVKVAMSLGGDTLGGKFVHFAPKSINSWVSNAVASLTRISKEYDLDGIDIDYEHFSSDPDTFAECIGQLLAHLKQNKIVSFTSIAPYEGDSVQPYYLTLWKKYGHLIDYVNFQFYAYDKGTTVSQFMKFFEDQSSNYRDGKVLMTPRRLVSALKNNHRTF